In Myripristis murdjan chromosome 23, fMyrMur1.1, whole genome shotgun sequence, the DNA window TTGCACTGCTTTAAAATGAGTGAACTCAGGACCTTCCTCAGCATGAATAAGTTtgaataaactaaaaataaactgaaagtgaaaaatcatgttgatttttttaattgacactTTGAATATTGAACAGCTTTATTTTGATTAGCATGCAAAAGGAGGTAGTATATAATgtataattataaaaataacaatgcaaaaaaaaaaatcaatgttgcTGCTAATCTTTCACATATACCAGGCTgccataataaaacaaaaaatgatccAGTTTGCATCaattatatgaaaataaatcaaataaaatgcttttttagATCAAAAAATTAAAGGGCaattaaagggttaaaaaaaaaaaaatactatttgatATGTATGGTTAGGGCAGAAGTtgctttccaaaataaaaaaagattttcaaaatgataattcacaatttttttATAGCTTTAATTTTCAAGcacacatttttgtgtgaaggtgtgttAGTGTAAGTATTTTGAAGGTGTATCAGAGGGTTAAAAGACTAAGCCACCTAAAGAAAACTTTTATCTGTTACTGGGGCATCACCACAAACAATGACTTGTCTACGGCTTCAGCCTAAACATTTTttggttcatttatttatatgtacagCTTTACTGTGGTGCATCTATGTTTGATTGACTTAGGGACCGAAAATTAAACTACTACTAAGACTTACTTGAGTCTTTATTCACATGTCCCGCCACTCATGATCTGAAAGGTCTTGTATCAACGTGAGGACTCTGGGGTTCACGTGTAGACGGGAGGTGCTGGTCTTTTCCACTTTCGTGCCCTTCTCGGGATTTATGGAGAAAAAGCATCttggaaaaacaggagaaaaacagagacatgtaTTATTGATAAAATAACttccaaaacaacaataaaatactacatcaagcaacttttttttggctttttttgttacagttcaataaaaagaaaatgttggctGAACAATCCAAAATGACACACCTCTGCAGGAACTCCAGGGTGGATGCCAGTCCGGATGGATAATGGATGTTGAAGTTGTAGTAGCTTCCAAACATCAGACACAATGATGACACAAAGGAGGGGATGTTCTCCTGAACAATGGTTCTGTCAACACTGAGCATACATCGTGTGGCAGTAAAGCAGGATTGCCCTAAAAAAGGGAaggaaatcaaaaacaaacataagtgAAACAAATGGTTGTGCTCCTCAAACACTTCCAGGCACAGACAGACTTAAAGACTCACACAGGTatattctctctcacacacccacaggaTTTACACTgttcacaataacaaaaacaagcagaattCATTCAgacatcaaatgaaaaacagcaacaaaaagttAACTTACCACAGACAATGATGGTAGGAGTTAAGGGGAGCTTGTCCGTCTGGACTTCCCCTGCCAGACAGGTGTCCTCCACATTAGAAAGCATCATCTCTTCCCTTTCGTCAAAataggccagcagcagcaggaccatTTCTTTCACATCTTCAGAGCAGCCGCTCCGCTCAGCACCTCTCAACATTTTCACCTTGGTTGCAGCCTGCAAGAACTTCTTGCTCTTGGTCATGCAAACTGTACTCAGGAAGTTCAGGAGCCGCTTCCCCTTCAGGTCCACATTCTGTATGAAAGTTTCTTTAAGTGCTACTCCTGTGAGCTCTTTGAAGTGCACACCCATGCCAAGTTCACTGAACCAAGAGGGCCAGCCTTCCAGGAGGTCTTTTATATTTTTCCCCTCGTTGACTTGTTTTCGTTGTGTGTAGAATGTTGCCTTCATTAATTGTTTGACCGCCTCCTGATCTGCATGGGTTTGCCGGGACATCCGCCTCAGTTTTTCTTGCTTCTCTTGCTGGCTCTCCAGGGTCTCTCCAA includes these proteins:
- the LOC115355549 gene encoding uncharacterized protein LOC115355549, with translation MGCSQTAESSSASSPSPALPPSLESVSPRSPSSDSVSSCQSPGVDWVNTYQVPWDKFPEELIQTLERGKRPSPRLRREMVRIVVSDMMRQSSSVSKRNSTDVAKKMVAKYPKSLQDIIEGDVIGPGYHSLVKQLQNRVENVKRSTTPKIRKRKSRTDDSDTDEISPQQRAAIQDTYGCINWYVKFLPLGETLESQQEKQEKLRRMSRQTHADQEAVKQLMKATFYTQRKQVNEGKNIKDLLEGWPSWFSELGMGVHFKELTGVALKETFIQNVDLKGKRLLNFLSTVCMTKSKKFLQAATKVKMLRGAERSGCSEDVKEMVLLLLAYFDEREEMMLSNVEDTCLAGEVQTDKLPLTPTIIVCGQSCFTATRCMLSVDRTIVQENIPSFVSSLCLMFGSYYNFNIHYPSGLASTLEFLQRCFFSINPEKGTKVEKTSTSRLHVNPRVLTLIQDLSDHEWRDM